A genome region from Arthrobacter sp. V1I9 includes the following:
- the rplX gene encoding 50S ribosomal protein L24 — protein MAKIKKGDLVQVITGAKAERGGDRGKQGKVLRVFPETNRVLVEGINRVTKHTKVGQSQRGTKTGGIEVVEASIHISNVALVDPSTKKPTRVGFRTETVERNGVQREVRVRVAKSSGKDI, from the coding sequence ATGGCTAAGATCAAGAAGGGTGACCTCGTTCAGGTCATCACTGGCGCCAAGGCTGAGCGCGGCGGCGACCGCGGCAAGCAGGGCAAGGTCCTGCGCGTGTTCCCCGAGACCAACCGCGTGCTGGTCGAAGGCATCAACCGCGTAACCAAGCACACCAAGGTCGGTCAGTCGCAGCGCGGCACCAAGACCGGTGGCATCGAGGTTGTTGAAGCTTCGATCCACATCTCCAACGTGGCTCTGGTTGACCCGTCCACCAAGAAGCCCACCCGCGTTGGCTTCCGCACCGAGACCGTTGAGCGCAATGGCGTTCAGCGCGAAGTGCGCGTCCGCGTGGCCAAGAGCTCAGGGAAGGACATCTAA
- the rpsQ gene encoding 30S ribosomal protein S17: MSEKDENVTETATAATAEQRGYRKTRRGYVVSDKMEKTIVVQVEDRVKHALYGKVIRRTSKVKAHDEENTAGIGDLVVIAETRPLSATKNWRLVEILEKAK, encoded by the coding sequence GTGAGTGAAAAGGACGAGAACGTGACCGAAACTGCTACCGCAGCAACGGCTGAGCAGCGCGGTTACCGCAAAACGCGTCGCGGCTACGTGGTCTCTGACAAGATGGAAAAGACCATCGTTGTTCAGGTTGAAGACCGCGTGAAGCACGCCCTGTACGGCAAGGTCATCCGCCGTACCTCCAAGGTCAAGGCACACGACGAAGAGAACACCGCCGGCATCGGCGACCTCGTTGTCATCGCCGAGACCCGTCCGCTGTCCGCCACCAAGAACTGGCGGCTAGTGGAAATCCTCGAGAAGGCCAAGTAG
- the rpmC gene encoding 50S ribosomal protein L29 produces MAVGSKDLAPAQLDGFDNERLVEELRKAKEELFNLRFQSATGQLENHGRLRAVKKDIARIYTVLRERELGIRAEVAAPVVEAKEEKKSKKAATKKAEKAETVETEEDAK; encoded by the coding sequence ATGGCAGTAGGATCCAAGGATCTGGCTCCCGCACAGCTGGACGGTTTCGACAACGAGCGTCTCGTTGAAGAACTCCGCAAGGCCAAGGAAGAGCTGTTCAACCTGCGTTTCCAGTCCGCCACCGGACAGCTGGAGAACCACGGTCGGCTGCGCGCGGTAAAGAAGGACATCGCCCGCATCTACACCGTTCTCCGTGAGCGCGAGCTGGGCATTCGTGCCGAGGTTGCCGCACCGGTTGTGGAAGCCAAGGAAGAAAAGAAGTCCAAGAAGGCAGCAACCAAGAAGGCCGAAAAGGCTGAAACGGTTGAGACCGAGGAGGATGCCAAGTGA
- the rplN gene encoding 50S ribosomal protein L14, translating to MIQQESRLKVADNTGAKEILTIRVLGGSGRRYAGIGDVIVATVKDAIPGGNVKKGDVVKAVIVRTKKERRRADGSYIKFDENAAVILKADGDPRGTRIFGPVGRELRDKKFMKIVSLAPEVL from the coding sequence GTGATTCAGCAGGAGTCGCGACTCAAGGTCGCCGACAACACGGGTGCTAAGGAAATCCTTACCATTCGCGTTCTCGGTGGATCTGGCCGTCGCTACGCAGGCATTGGCGACGTCATTGTCGCAACCGTCAAGGATGCAATCCCCGGCGGCAACGTAAAGAAGGGCGATGTTGTCAAGGCAGTCATCGTCCGTACCAAGAAGGAACGCCGCCGTGCGGATGGTTCCTACATCAAGTTTGACGAGAACGCAGCTGTGATCCTGAAGGCTGACGGTGACCCCCGCGGTACCCGTATCTTCGGACCGGTTGGTCGTGAACTGCGTGACAAGAAGTTCATGAAGATCGTTTCTCTGGCTCCGGAGGTGCTCTAG